In Spirosoma aureum, a single genomic region encodes these proteins:
- the mog gene encoding molybdopterin adenylyltransferase, whose protein sequence is MIKIGIINVSDRASAGVYEDIPGKAVVKLLTEWLTSAWEPVYRVIPDEQDQLEATMIELADVEGCCLVVTTGGTGPALRDVTPEATEAVCQKMLPGFGELMRQESLKYVPTAILSRQTAGIRNQTLLLNLPGKPTAIGQCLSVVFPAIPYCIDLIGGPFLTTDETVMKVFRPKS, encoded by the coding sequence ATGATCAAAATCGGCATTATTAATGTCTCAGACCGGGCCAGCGCGGGTGTTTATGAAGATATTCCCGGCAAGGCTGTCGTTAAACTATTGACCGAATGGCTGACCTCCGCCTGGGAGCCCGTTTATCGCGTTATCCCCGACGAACAGGATCAGCTAGAGGCAACTATGATTGAGCTGGCTGACGTAGAAGGATGTTGCCTGGTTGTCACGACGGGCGGAACAGGTCCTGCTCTCCGCGATGTAACACCAGAAGCCACCGAAGCCGTGTGCCAGAAGATGTTGCCAGGGTTCGGCGAATTGATGCGGCAGGAAAGCCTTAAGTACGTCCCAACGGCGATCCTGTCCCGACAAACGGCTGGTATTCGTAATCAAACGCTCCTGCTCAATTTACCAGGCAAACCCACGGCAATAGGCCAGTGTCTATCAGTAGTTTTTCCGGCCATCCCCTATTGTATTGATCTGATTGGCGGCCCGTTTCTCACGACAGACGAGACGGTAATGAAAGTATTTCGCCCGAAGAGCTAA
- a CDS encoding glycosyltransferase produces MESVFSTSKRKLLLEIAWEVCNQVGGIYTVIRSKVPAMVEKWDDNYVALGPYFPQRAAAEFEPITEPDETEIGQTVRKMRQLGYTIEYGYWLVTGRPRVVLFDINSIKQEQLNYIKGQLWQNHQLSTINVEDLVNQTIAFGEMVRQFITLLSEDHSRRVDFVAHFHEWMASTGLPDLRRDNVRVATVFTTHATMLGRYLAQNEAGFYGKLPFFDWKREALHYNIDTQATVERLAAQQAHVFTTVSDVTARECEVFLGRNPDLILPNGLNITRFAATHEFQNLHVRYKEKIHEFVMGHFFQSYSFDLEKTLYFFTSGRFEFSNKGYDLTLEALARLNYRMREASMDMTVVMFMVTKQPYTSINPEVLHSRALLDEIQETCESIEKQVGERLFLAAASNTDNTLPDLNKFVDEYWRLRLRRTVQSWKTKHLPPFVTHNLVQEDDMTRFIRQANLVNNEYDRVKVVYHPDFIASTNPLFGLDYSQFVRGCHLGVFPSYYEPWGYTPLECVVRGIPTVTSDQSGFGDFIMQIMRDYENRGIYVINRRTQNFNEAADQLASVLFRFVRMAQRERIAQRNRVESIAEVFDWSNLRSYYDTAHDLALKRRKP; encoded by the coding sequence TTGGAATCGGTATTTTCAACATCAAAGCGGAAATTACTGCTTGAAATCGCCTGGGAAGTCTGTAATCAGGTGGGCGGTATTTATACGGTCATCCGGTCAAAAGTGCCGGCTATGGTCGAGAAATGGGATGATAACTATGTTGCGCTCGGGCCGTATTTCCCGCAACGGGCAGCCGCTGAATTTGAACCGATTACTGAGCCTGATGAAACAGAGATTGGGCAGACTGTTCGAAAGATGCGCCAGTTGGGCTATACCATTGAATATGGTTACTGGCTCGTAACGGGTCGCCCACGCGTGGTGCTATTCGACATCAATAGCATCAAACAAGAGCAGTTGAACTACATTAAAGGTCAGCTTTGGCAAAACCACCAGCTGTCGACAATAAACGTCGAAGATCTTGTTAATCAGACCATTGCCTTTGGTGAAATGGTCCGACAGTTCATTACACTACTGTCTGAAGATCATTCAAGGCGTGTCGATTTTGTCGCCCATTTCCATGAATGGATGGCTAGCACTGGCCTCCCCGATCTTCGCCGGGATAACGTTAGGGTAGCTACCGTTTTTACAACCCACGCCACGATGCTGGGCCGTTATCTGGCCCAGAACGAGGCTGGTTTCTACGGTAAACTACCCTTCTTTGACTGGAAGCGTGAAGCCCTGCACTACAATATCGATACGCAGGCTACCGTTGAGCGACTGGCTGCTCAGCAGGCTCATGTGTTTACGACAGTCAGTGATGTAACGGCCCGCGAGTGCGAAGTTTTTTTAGGCCGCAACCCTGACCTGATCCTGCCTAATGGACTGAATATTACCCGATTTGCTGCTACACACGAGTTTCAGAATCTCCACGTCCGCTATAAAGAGAAAATTCATGAATTCGTGATGGGTCACTTTTTCCAGAGCTATTCGTTTGATCTGGAAAAAACGCTTTACTTCTTTACGTCGGGCCGGTTTGAGTTCTCCAATAAAGGCTATGACCTAACCCTCGAAGCCCTCGCAAGGCTCAATTACCGAATGCGGGAGGCTAGCATGGATATGACGGTGGTGATGTTCATGGTTACCAAACAACCCTACACATCAATCAATCCTGAGGTACTGCACTCGCGGGCGCTGCTCGACGAAATTCAGGAAACGTGTGAGAGTATCGAAAAACAGGTTGGCGAACGGTTGTTTTTAGCTGCCGCGTCGAATACGGATAATACGCTGCCTGATCTGAACAAATTTGTGGATGAATACTGGCGTCTTCGCCTTCGACGCACGGTTCAAAGCTGGAAAACAAAACATCTTCCGCCTTTCGTAACCCACAATTTGGTGCAGGAAGATGACATGACGCGTTTCATTCGGCAGGCCAATCTTGTCAACAATGAGTACGACCGGGTCAAGGTCGTTTATCACCCGGATTTCATTGCGTCTACCAATCCGCTTTTCGGTCTGGATTATAGCCAGTTTGTACGTGGCTGCCACCTTGGTGTCTTTCCTAGCTACTACGAACCATGGGGTTACACACCGCTGGAATGCGTTGTTCGTGGCATACCGACCGTTACAAGCGATCAGTCAGGGTTCGGCGATTTCATTATGCAGATCATGCGGGACTACGAAAACCGGGGCATCTACGTTATCAACCGCCGGACGCAAAACTTCAACGAAGCGGCTGACCAGTTGGCCAGTGTGCTCTTCCGGTTTGTTCGGATGGCACAACGGGAGCGCATTGCTCAGCGTAACCGCGTTGAAAGCATCGCTGAAGTGTTCGACTGGAGCAATCTCCGCTCTTATTACGACACAGCGCATGACCTCGCGCTAAAGCGCAGAAAACCTTGA
- a CDS encoding isoaspartyl peptidase/L-asparaginase family protein gives MINRRRFLSVSSLAGLFPTLSFKTSSSTQVDASANGPLVFSTWKQPKANAAAQAVLDRGGRALDAVEAGVRIPEADPEDMSVGYGGRPDRDGRVTLDACIMDEKGNAGSVVFLEHIMHPISVARAVMDKTPHVMLAGEGALAFALSQGFKKENLLTKKAEKEWREWLKTAKYKPIANIERHDTIGMLAIDKNGNISGACTTSGLAYKMNGRVGDSPIIGAGLFVDNEIGGACATGLGELVMRTCGSFLVVELMRQGRTPQQACEEAALRIVKKQDYKDIQVGFLAVNKQGETGAFSIQPGFNYTISQNKQTKVLDARSYLK, from the coding sequence ATGATAAATCGACGCCGTTTTTTGTCTGTTAGCTCCCTGGCTGGCCTCTTTCCGACATTATCCTTCAAGACTTCTTCATCAACTCAGGTCGATGCTTCGGCAAACGGACCTCTGGTTTTCTCTACCTGGAAACAACCTAAAGCAAATGCAGCCGCTCAGGCGGTCCTTGATCGGGGTGGACGAGCCCTGGATGCCGTAGAAGCGGGCGTACGCATACCTGAAGCAGACCCGGAAGATATGAGTGTTGGCTACGGCGGGCGTCCCGACCGCGATGGCCGTGTTACGCTCGATGCCTGCATCATGGATGAGAAAGGGAATGCCGGTTCAGTTGTCTTTCTGGAGCATATCATGCACCCGATTTCAGTGGCAAGGGCAGTTATGGATAAAACACCCCACGTCATGCTCGCTGGTGAAGGAGCCTTGGCATTTGCTCTATCTCAAGGCTTTAAAAAGGAGAACCTGCTGACAAAAAAAGCGGAAAAAGAATGGCGGGAATGGTTAAAAACAGCGAAATACAAGCCCATTGCCAACATTGAGCGCCATGATACAATTGGCATGCTGGCCATTGATAAAAACGGAAATATTTCAGGTGCCTGCACAACAAGCGGACTGGCTTATAAAATGAATGGTCGTGTTGGTGATTCACCCATAATTGGTGCAGGTTTGTTCGTCGATAATGAAATTGGGGGAGCCTGTGCAACGGGGCTGGGCGAATTAGTCATGCGAACGTGTGGCTCATTTCTGGTCGTCGAACTAATGCGCCAGGGCCGAACACCCCAGCAGGCCTGCGAAGAGGCAGCTTTGCGGATCGTGAAAAAGCAGGATTACAAAGATATTCAGGTTGGTTTTCTGGCCGTAAATAAGCAGGGGGAAACAGGTGCATTCAGCATTCAGCCGGGCTTTAACTACACCATATCACAGAACAAACAGACAAAGGTTCTGGATGCTCGCTCATATTTGAAATAA
- the purU gene encoding formyltetrahydrofolate deformylase, with the protein MDGPDDKGLIYHVTGVLFRHNLNIIHNDEYVSPSGQFFMRTEFEGTFDTAALLNELKATLPDPGITFRLNPKRKKNIVVLVTKEHHCLGELLIRYAFDELDATILAVVSNYNILQPLVSKFGIPFHYVSHEDKTREEHEEAILRTLSIYEPEFLVLAKYMRVLTAGFVNKFPNRIINIHHSFLPAFIGANPYRQAYERGVKIIGATAHFVNNDLDEGPIIAQNVKDVDHRHTAADMATEGKDVEKIVLSQALKLVFNDRVFIAGNRAIVL; encoded by the coding sequence ATGGATGGGCCTGATGACAAGGGCCTGATTTATCATGTAACCGGCGTTCTTTTTCGCCATAACCTGAACATCATTCATAACGACGAATACGTCAGTCCATCGGGGCAATTCTTCATGCGAACCGAATTTGAAGGAACTTTCGATACAGCTGCTTTACTGAATGAATTAAAAGCGACCTTACCCGATCCTGGCATTACGTTTCGTTTAAACCCAAAACGAAAGAAAAACATAGTTGTTCTGGTTACCAAAGAGCATCATTGCCTTGGCGAACTTCTGATTCGCTATGCGTTTGATGAACTGGATGCAACCATTCTGGCCGTGGTGAGCAATTACAATATTCTGCAACCTCTGGTCAGTAAGTTCGGAATTCCGTTTCATTACGTCTCTCACGAAGACAAAACCCGCGAAGAACACGAGGAAGCGATATTAAGGACACTGTCTATCTACGAACCCGAATTCCTGGTACTGGCTAAGTACATGCGCGTGCTGACGGCTGGTTTTGTCAATAAGTTTCCGAATCGGATCATTAATATTCACCACTCGTTTTTGCCCGCTTTTATTGGGGCTAATCCTTATCGGCAGGCCTACGAACGGGGTGTCAAAATTATTGGCGCAACGGCTCATTTTGTCAATAATGACCTCGACGAAGGACCGATTATTGCCCAGAATGTGAAAGATGTCGACCACAGGCATACAGCTGCCGACATGGCTACCGAGGGGAAAGACGTAGAGAAAATTGTTTTGTCGCAAGCCCTGAAGCTGGTGTTCAATGATCGGGTCTTTATTGCCGGTAACCGGGCTATCGTTCTATAA
- a CDS encoding sodium:solute symporter family transporter has protein sequence MQKLQTLDYTVFFVYFIIVSAYGYWIYKKKHSANISTTDFFLAEGSLTWWAIGSSLIASNISAEQFIGASGDGFAMGLAIATYEWMAAATLIVVAVFFMPIYLKNRIFTMPQFLTQRYNNTVAMIMAIFWLFLYVLVNLTSILFLGALAVSTISGLNFTACMIGLAVFAVIITLGGMKVIGYTDVIQVFFLILGGLATTYLAVDLVSTQNGTEGILKGFSLMLDQSADHFHMIFHKGDPHYASLPGLTVLIGGMWIVNLNYWGCNQYITQRALGADLKTAREGILFAAFLKLLMPIIVVLPGIAAYTLYQKGLFQKEMLDITGEVNKDHAYPVLLNLLPAGLKGLSFAALTAAVVASLAGKANSISTIFTLDIFKKYISPDASEKRLVQVGRITIWVAMLMAILISPFMGIDKKGGFQFIQEMTGLVSPGVFAAFILGFFWKKTNSQGALFAIVGGFLLSLFFKFVLPDLVNLQFLEPLGFAVQNADGVYTIPFLDTMGFVFLICVAVMIVLGLQKPSTKGLAIDASMFKVAPTFAMGAGLILFLVAILYVVFW, from the coding sequence ATGCAAAAACTTCAAACATTAGACTATACAGTCTTTTTTGTTTACTTCATTATCGTTAGTGCCTACGGGTACTGGATTTATAAGAAAAAACACTCCGCTAATATATCTACCACTGATTTCTTTCTGGCCGAAGGGTCACTGACCTGGTGGGCTATCGGTTCTTCCCTGATTGCATCTAATATTTCGGCCGAGCAGTTTATTGGCGCTTCTGGAGATGGATTTGCGATGGGTTTGGCAATTGCAACGTATGAATGGATGGCGGCCGCTACGCTGATTGTAGTAGCCGTTTTTTTTATGCCCATTTACCTCAAGAACCGCATCTTCACGATGCCACAGTTCCTGACCCAGCGGTACAACAACACCGTTGCCATGATCATGGCCATCTTCTGGCTATTTCTCTACGTGTTGGTTAACCTGACCTCGATTCTGTTTCTGGGAGCACTGGCCGTATCGACCATTTCAGGACTGAACTTCACGGCCTGTATGATTGGGCTGGCCGTTTTTGCGGTCATTATTACACTGGGCGGCATGAAAGTAATTGGTTATACCGACGTAATTCAGGTTTTCTTCCTGATCCTGGGCGGTTTGGCAACTACCTATCTGGCCGTTGATCTGGTTTCCACACAGAATGGCACAGAAGGAATACTCAAAGGATTTAGTCTGATGCTGGACCAGTCGGCAGATCACTTCCACATGATCTTTCATAAAGGAGACCCGCATTATGCCTCACTACCCGGCCTGACCGTTCTAATTGGTGGTATGTGGATTGTGAACCTGAACTACTGGGGTTGTAATCAGTATATTACGCAGCGGGCGCTCGGAGCTGATTTAAAAACGGCTCGTGAGGGTATTCTTTTTGCCGCCTTCCTGAAGTTGCTGATGCCAATAATTGTAGTATTGCCCGGTATTGCCGCTTATACGCTTTATCAGAAAGGTTTGTTCCAAAAGGAGATGCTGGATATTACGGGCGAAGTGAACAAAGACCACGCTTATCCCGTATTGCTCAATCTGTTGCCTGCCGGACTTAAAGGGCTTTCTTTCGCGGCTCTGACGGCTGCCGTAGTGGCTTCCCTGGCGGGTAAGGCTAACTCGATTTCGACCATTTTTACCCTCGATATTTTCAAAAAATACATCTCGCCCGATGCCAGTGAAAAAAGACTGGTTCAGGTTGGTCGGATAACCATTTGGGTAGCTATGCTGATGGCAATTCTTATTTCGCCATTCATGGGTATTGATAAAAAAGGAGGATTCCAGTTCATTCAGGAAATGACGGGTCTGGTTTCACCGGGCGTATTTGCCGCCTTTATTCTGGGCTTCTTCTGGAAAAAGACGAACTCTCAGGGGGCTTTGTTTGCCATTGTGGGCGGCTTTCTCCTCTCATTGTTTTTCAAGTTTGTGCTGCCGGACCTGGTTAATCTGCAATTTCTGGAACCACTGGGCTTTGCGGTCCAGAATGCCGACGGCGTTTATACGATTCCGTTTCTCGATACAATGGGCTTCGTTTTCCTGATCTGCGTAGCCGTAATGATTGTTCTTGGGCTGCAGAAACCCAGCACAAAAGGGTTGGCTATTGATGCCAGTATGTTTAAAGTAGCGCCAACATTTGCGATGGGTGCCGGGCTGATTCTATTCCTGGTTGCTATCCTGTACGTTGTCTTCTGGTAA
- a CDS encoding copper homeostasis protein CutC: MQIEVCAYSFESCLTAQQAGADRVELCGGLSEGGTTPSAGLIQLARQHLSIQLFVMIRPRGGDFLYSDTELAVMRADIITAKSAGVDGIVLGILQADGTVDEVKTREFVELAHPMPVAFHRAFDMTRDPVEALEAVIRTGAIRILTSGQHPSAESGLSVLYQLTEQAAGRIEIMAGVGVSGHNASQFIGIGLAALHLSGKSSQPSPMVYRRPNLQMASAVLGEYERIEASADAIQSVVNQVKRQ; encoded by the coding sequence ATGCAAATTGAAGTTTGTGCTTACTCGTTTGAATCTTGTTTAACAGCCCAACAAGCCGGAGCCGACCGTGTTGAACTGTGTGGTGGCCTGAGTGAAGGGGGTACTACGCCCAGTGCCGGTTTAATTCAGTTAGCCCGTCAGCATCTTTCCATTCAGTTATTCGTTATGATCCGGCCACGGGGGGGTGATTTTTTGTACTCCGATACCGAATTAGCGGTCATGCGAGCCGATATTATTACGGCTAAATCAGCCGGAGTCGATGGCATCGTACTCGGCATCCTGCAAGCCGACGGAACGGTCGACGAAGTCAAAACCAGAGAATTCGTCGAGCTGGCCCATCCGATGCCGGTTGCTTTTCACCGCGCTTTCGATATGACCCGCGACCCAGTCGAAGCGTTGGAAGCCGTAATCCGTACGGGTGCCATACGAATCCTTACATCAGGTCAGCATCCTTCGGCAGAGTCGGGCTTGTCGGTCCTCTATCAGCTAACTGAACAAGCCGCCGGACGAATCGAAATTATGGCCGGTGTTGGTGTTTCGGGCCATAATGCAAGCCAGTTTATTGGCATTGGACTGGCGGCTTTGCATCTGAGTGGAAAAAGTAGCCAGCCAAGTCCAATGGTTTATCGACGGCCAAATCTACAAATGGCGTCGGCTGTACTGGGCGAATACGAACGTATCGAAGCCAGTGCCGACGCCATTCAGAGCGTAGTAAATCAGGTCAAACGGCAGTAA
- a CDS encoding DUF2795 domain-containing protein — MYWTLELASYLEDAPWPATKDELIDYSIRSGAPLEVVENLQELEDDGQPYESIEEIWPDYPTKDDFFFNEDEY, encoded by the coding sequence ATGTACTGGACACTCGAACTCGCATCCTACCTGGAAGATGCTCCCTGGCCTGCCACTAAAGACGAGCTGATTGACTATTCAATCCGCTCTGGCGCTCCCCTAGAAGTTGTTGAAAACTTACAGGAGCTTGAAGATGACGGCCAACCTTATGAAAGCATCGAAGAAATCTGGCCGGATTATCCGACCAAAGATGATTTCTTCTTCAATGAAGACGAGTACTGA
- a CDS encoding sterol desaturase family protein, which translates to MLLNVALVLGTFLFMEGVAWFTHKYVMHGFLWTWHRDHHNHHKGFFERNDLFAVVFSLTAISLIIIGVNVPALDFLAWIGAGVTLYGFFYFVFHDIIVHRRVKMKVDTSGRYMQRIMRAHYIHHKVHTKEGAEAFGFLYAPKKYDRTIKSAPASAKEE; encoded by the coding sequence ATGCTGCTAAACGTTGCCTTGGTTCTAGGGACTTTTCTGTTCATGGAGGGTGTAGCTTGGTTCACACACAAGTACGTCATGCACGGTTTTTTGTGGACCTGGCACCGCGATCATCACAACCATCATAAGGGTTTTTTTGAGCGAAACGACCTCTTTGCCGTTGTTTTCAGCCTGACAGCTATCAGTCTTATTATCATAGGCGTAAATGTTCCAGCCCTGGATTTTCTGGCCTGGATCGGGGCGGGTGTAACGCTATATGGTTTCTTTTACTTTGTGTTTCACGACATCATTGTTCATCGGCGGGTAAAAATGAAAGTTGATACCAGTGGTCGATACATGCAGCGAATCATGCGGGCGCATTACATTCACCACAAAGTTCATACGAAGGAAGGGGCCGAGGCATTCGGCTTTCTGTACGCGCCAAAAAAATACGACCGCACGATAAAGAGCGCACCAGCCAGCGCTAAAGAAGAATAA
- a CDS encoding AlbA family DNA-binding domain-containing protein, giving the protein MNPSVMDYQALKNLVRRGEGSNLEFKLKTNHPEKIIRGVVAFANTNGGIMLIGIGDDKKIVGLKYADEDEYLLVRAINKYCFPRISYTIERVQLYDEREVLVIRVPPSPTRPHYIIPDPAEPENKKAYVRVADKSVQASREVREILKGEQADRDIRFSYGDKEHKLMQHLGEHNSITVDLFASIAGVSRRIASRTLVLLVLANVLEIHPSDVVDQYTTRSV; this is encoded by the coding sequence ATGAACCCATCGGTTATGGACTATCAGGCGCTTAAAAACCTGGTTAGACGGGGAGAGGGTAGCAATTTAGAGTTCAAACTGAAAACGAACCATCCTGAGAAAATTATCCGGGGTGTAGTCGCTTTCGCGAATACAAACGGCGGCATCATGCTGATAGGCATTGGTGACGACAAGAAGATTGTCGGGCTGAAATACGCCGACGAGGACGAGTACCTGCTCGTTCGGGCAATCAATAAATACTGCTTCCCGCGGATTAGCTACACGATTGAGCGAGTTCAACTCTACGACGAACGCGAAGTTCTCGTGATCCGGGTACCTCCCAGCCCAACTCGCCCCCATTACATTATCCCCGATCCGGCCGAGCCCGAAAATAAAAAGGCATACGTACGTGTCGCCGATAAATCGGTTCAGGCCAGTCGCGAAGTGCGCGAGATCCTAAAGGGAGAACAGGCTGATCGTGATATTCGCTTTAGCTATGGCGATAAAGAGCATAAGCTAATGCAGCATCTCGGCGAACACAACAGCATTACAGTCGATCTGTTTGCCTCCATTGCCGGAGTTTCCCGCCGAATTGCCTCCCGAACGCTTGTTTTGCTTGTATTAGCTAACGTCCTCGAAATTCACCCGAGTGATGTGGTCGATCAATACACGACCCGATCCGTGTAG
- the bioA gene encoding adenosylmethionine--8-amino-7-oxononanoate transaminase translates to MLSDTTPTSLQSLSERDKAVIWHPFTQMQTAPLPIPIVRANGSVLYDADGREYLDMIASWWVNLHGHAHPYIAQRVSEQLQVLEHVIFAGFTHQPAVELAERLLKILPLNQSKVFYSDNGSTAVEVALKMAFQYWHNLGLPRFKVVALEGAYHGDTFGAMAVGGRSAFTAPFVPFLFDVAYLPAPIAGQEEAVIEQAKELFTDEIAAFIVEPLVQGSGGMVMYEPGVLNDLFQMARQQGALIIADEVMTGFGRTGKLFATDQLPEKPDLMCLSKGLTGGTMALGVTTCTQAIYDAFLSSDKTKTLFHGHSFTANPVACASALASMDLLLSDETQASIQRITKSHTAFSQRLSVYSTIANIRQCGTLLAFDLTLGEQTSYFNSVRDRAYNFLLDRGVLMRPLGNVLYLMPPYCTTDEQLQYTYTKIEELLNSF, encoded by the coding sequence ATGTTATCCGACACTACGCCAACCAGTTTACAGAGCTTATCGGAGCGCGATAAAGCTGTGATCTGGCATCCATTCACACAAATGCAAACGGCACCGTTACCAATCCCGATTGTGCGGGCAAACGGCTCGGTGCTCTACGACGCCGACGGTCGCGAATACCTCGATATGATTGCGTCGTGGTGGGTAAATCTGCATGGCCACGCACACCCCTACATTGCCCAGCGGGTTTCAGAACAGTTACAGGTGCTGGAACACGTCATTTTTGCGGGTTTTACGCATCAGCCTGCCGTCGAGCTGGCCGAGCGGCTGCTCAAGATCTTACCACTAAATCAGTCAAAAGTTTTTTACTCTGACAATGGATCGACAGCCGTCGAAGTGGCGTTGAAAATGGCATTCCAGTACTGGCATAATCTCGGTCTGCCGCGATTTAAAGTGGTTGCACTGGAGGGGGCGTATCACGGTGATACATTTGGTGCGATGGCTGTTGGCGGAAGAAGTGCGTTTACCGCTCCATTTGTCCCTTTTCTATTCGATGTGGCGTATTTGCCAGCGCCAATAGCCGGACAGGAAGAGGCCGTTATCGAGCAGGCGAAGGAGTTATTCACCGATGAGATCGCGGCTTTCATTGTAGAGCCCCTGGTGCAGGGGTCCGGCGGCATGGTTATGTATGAGCCGGGCGTTTTAAACGACTTGTTTCAGATGGCCCGCCAACAGGGGGCGCTCATTATTGCCGATGAGGTAATGACAGGTTTTGGCCGAACCGGCAAGCTGTTTGCAACCGATCAGTTGCCAGAAAAGCCTGATCTGATGTGTCTATCGAAAGGGTTAACGGGTGGAACGATGGCACTGGGCGTAACGACCTGTACGCAGGCAATTTACGACGCGTTTCTATCAAGCGATAAGACCAAAACCCTTTTCCACGGTCACTCCTTTACTGCGAACCCTGTAGCCTGTGCATCGGCTCTGGCCAGTATGGATCTGTTATTATCGGATGAAACGCAGGCCAGTATTCAGCGTATCACCAAAAGCCACACAGCGTTTAGCCAACGATTGAGTGTGTATTCAACGATAGCTAACATCCGACAGTGTGGAACACTACTCGCTTTTGACTTAACCCTTGGCGAGCAAACGTCTTATTTCAACAGTGTTCGCGACCGCGCCTATAACTTTTTGCTCGATCGAGGAGTGCTCATGCGCCCCCTGGGTAATGTACTCTATCTGATGCCGCCATACTGTACGACCGATGAACAGTTACAGTATACTTATACGAAAATAGAAGAGCTATTAAACAGCTTTTAA
- the bioD gene encoding dethiobiotin synthase codes for MISAQLPAQFIIAGIGTEIGKTVVSAILVEALQADYWKPVQSGAADDSDTETVRQLISNPTTQFHPEAYRLSQPLSPHAAADLDGVHIDLNAITLPRTSNALVVELAGGLMVPLNEHELNIDLVQRLGLPIILVSRNYLGSINHTLLSIECCRSRNIPIAGIVFNGPTVTTSESFILTYTTIPCLGRIGQETSLTKDVIRHYANQFTELIGAR; via the coding sequence ATGATTTCAGCCCAATTACCCGCTCAGTTTATCATTGCTGGTATCGGTACCGAAATCGGGAAAACGGTTGTCTCAGCCATATTGGTTGAAGCCTTGCAAGCCGACTACTGGAAACCCGTTCAATCAGGAGCCGCAGACGATTCGGATACAGAAACTGTTCGCCAACTAATTAGTAACCCGACAACGCAGTTTCATCCGGAAGCATACCGGCTCTCGCAACCGCTTTCACCACATGCAGCTGCCGACCTGGACGGTGTTCACATCGATTTAAACGCGATTACGTTACCGCGGACCAGCAACGCGCTGGTGGTCGAATTGGCAGGCGGGTTAATGGTTCCACTCAACGAACATGAGCTGAACATTGATCTGGTTCAGCGGCTTGGGCTGCCAATTATACTGGTTTCCCGCAACTATCTGGGCAGTATAAATCATACATTACTGTCGATCGAGTGCTGCCGTAGCCGAAATATTCCAATTGCAGGAATCGTCTTTAACGGGCCAACCGTTACCACCTCCGAATCGTTTATTCTGACTTATACAACCATTCCCTGTCTGGGCCGAATCGGACAGGAAACTAGTCTTACCAAGGATGTTATCCGACACTACGCCAACCAGTTTACAGAGCTTATCGGAGCGCGATAA